The DNA sequence TTTCTGCATTATCCCTATTTAACCGACTGAGGATACAGGGGTTTAAACATGATGTTAATAGTTATTTGGCTATTATTAAGATACTCTGTTATTGGGGCTTGGAAAGGAAACTGGATTCTCTGTTTATGGAGGttataaatgtgaaaaatggGCATCTGTGTTTTGAGGTGCCGGAGTTGTTGGAGGCAATGGCGGAGGAGTTTAAGGCCGACGGACCAAGTTCACTGCTTCGGGCTTTTGATGCACTGATCAAAAGTTATGTTACTTTAGGAATGTTTGATGAGGCCATTGACACtctttttgaaacaaaaaggCACGGTGTTGGGCCATGTTTGttgtcatgtaattttttgatgaataGGTTGATTGCGCATGGGAAGGTGGATACAGCTGTTGCTATCTATAAGCAGTTGAGGACTCTTGGGCTGAGTCCAAATGTATATACTTATGGGATTGTAATTAAGGCATATTGTCGAAAAGGTTGCTTGGAAGAAGCTGTAGAGGTGTTTCTGGAAATGGAGGAAGCTGGGGTGGTGCCTAATGCTTTTACCTATGCAGCTTATCTTGAAGGCCTCTGCATGCAGGGTAGGTCGGATTTAGGCTTTGAGGTTTTACAAGCTTGGAGAGCTAAGAACGTACCAATTGATGCATATGCTTATACTGCTGTGATTCAGGGCTTTGTTAGTGAAAAGAATCTTAAGAAGGCGGAGATTGTTTTACTTGACATGGAAGAACACGGACTAGTTCCTGAAGAAGCTAATTATCGTTCCTTGGTTCAGGGGTATTGTGATTCTGGGGACATAATTAAAGCTTTGGCTATCCACAATGAGATGGAGGCAAAAGGTATCAGAACCAATTGTTTGATTCTCACTTCAATTCTTCAGTGCTTGTGCCTGAAAGGCATGCATTCTGAAGCAGTTGAACAGTTCAGGAACTTTAAGAAGTTGGGCATCTTTCTTGATGAAGTCACATATAATGTTGCCATTGATGCCCTGTGCAAAATAGGGAAGTTAGATGAGGCTCTTAGATTGTTCGATGAGATGAAGTGTAAAAAGCTGATACCAGATGTTGTGCACTACACCACTTTAATAAGCGGTCATTGTCGCCACGGGAAGATTTTTGATGCTATAAActtatttgatgaaatgaatgaaaatggtCTGAAAGCTGATGTCATTACTTATAACGTCCTCGCAGGTGGATTATCTCGGTACGGTCATCTGGACGAGGTATTTTTCCTCCTTGATACCATGAAATTGCAAGGCTTGACTCCCAGTGCAGTGACACACAACATGATCATTGAAGGCCTATGCTTGGGAGGAAAAGTGAAGGAagctgaaaaatatttcagtaaTTTGGAAGAGAAGACTACAGAAAATTATGCTTCCATGGTTAACGGGTACTGTGAATCAAGCAAGGCAATTGAAGGCTATAAACTTTTTCTTAGATTGCTCAACCAaggaattataataaatagaagTTCTTGTTTAAAACTTCTTAGCAGCCTCTGTTTGGAAGGTGAAAATGACAGAGCTATTAAGCTGTTCGAGGTTATGCTTTCTTCAGGTGATGGGCCTAGTAAGACAATGTATGGCAAGCTTATTGCAGCTCTATGTCATGCTGGAGATATGAAAAAGGCCCGGTGGGCATTTGACCATATGGTTGGAAGAGGATTATGTCCAGATGTAATAATGTACACCATAATGTTGAATGGTTACTGTCAGGTGAATTGCCTGCGTGAAGCCCTTAGTCTTTTCAGTGATATGAAGGAAAGGGGAATTACTCCTGACATCATCACTTATACTGTCTTGCTTGATGGGCATTGTAAAATAAGTTCGAAAAAGGCTCGATCTCAGGATGATGCTGAAAAGCATATGAAAGTGAAGCAGGTGGCTTCAGCTTTCTGGTCTGAAATGAATGAGATGGAATTAAAGCCTGATGTTATTTGCTATACAGCGTTAATTGACAGTCAGTGCAAATCGGACAACCTTGAGGATGCTATTTGCCTTTTCAATGAAATGATTCAACAAGGTTTACTGCCTGATACTGTCACATACACAGCCCTCCTATCTGGCTATTGCAAGCAGGGAGATATGGAGAAGGCCTTAACTCTTGTGAATGAGATGTCATCTAAGGGAATACAGCCAGATAGCCGTACTATGTCAACGTTGCATCATGGTATTGTGAGGGCCAAGAAAGTGCAGTTTCGACATTAAATTCTCACAGGTATGATGAACCTGTAATGTGTTTTCCCTTGTGGCTTTTATAGGCTGGTCTAGGTTTGAAGGTCTCAAtgatttttctattcttttcttattgggtgttttttttttttcatggtCAAGTGGATTTCTTTTGTTGCCgaagtttaatatatttgagtaATTGTAGATGAATCTATGGAGAAGAATGATCCTCCATGAAGAATGGTGCGGCCTGCAGTCACCTGAGAAACTCACTTCATTTGTATACTACTGGGCTTCTGATACTTTATTGGCTTCAGGTCAGATGCCCAGTTCCGCCACTCAAAATTCAACTTTGCTTATGTTCTTCgtagaaaattatcaaatcttGGTCTTCCTGTGAAATAGAAATTATCAGTAGGTGCATCATGTATTAATGTGTATCACAttggttgaaaattttggcGTCTAAAACAATTCTCAGGAATTGAAGGTTTTGGCCTCTTTTTggaaataatatatcaatatacatattaatgtgGTGAAGCATGGTAACTATACTTaccaagaaaaggaaagaaagctATTGTAACTGTAACTGTTATTGCATTGGATGGAAGACGTTCTTAATAGAACACAAAAGggaaatggaaagaaattaaattgcatattaCTGATCTCCATTGAGCTTCTGATTTCTGAGAACTTTTCTGAGCTAACTCTTTTAAGAGTCAAATGATTGAATGAAAGGAATGTCTGCAGAATACTAGACTCATCAAGTCCTGCCAACTAGTTAATTCTCTGATGTTCTTGCTGCAATGTCTGTTTCAGTCACTGCTGTTCGATTTGCTATGTTCAAATGGACTTAGGTTGAGTTAGGTAAAGCTTTGACTATTGATTCTAGAAGAATAGATGttgtttgaattcattttaagaTAATTGACTTGGCAGAACCAGTTACATATTTGGGTTCAATTTAGAAGAATCATGTCTTGAAGAgatatgaaagagaaaaatgacaTCGAGTAGAATTAATGTAATAGCTGATTTTATAAGAGCATTATTTCCAGCTTTTAACAGCATATATGGTTGCCAAacacattaaaaattttgtaactacTGAACATCATTTTTAGTTTCTCAAACTAATGTCATGTACGGCTGTGTCTAACATGGAAATCTCTTAATAGGTTCTATGtgaatattaataaagtatGAAACAAATGACGGATTGGCCTTCTACTTTTATCATTATTAGGCAGTCAATAACTTGAAACACTGTGTCATTTAGGCTTTGTGCTGATCTTGATTTTGGAGATGGATATTAATGtgaataaaaactattttgcTCTTCTACCTATGCAAGTTTTTGACTATAAAAGATTCCATCCTAAACATGTTCGACTTTTCGTACGTTACATGCTTTTCTATATGATAACATAAAGACTTAGTTTTACTTTACTAAAATGTTCTGTCTGATTTCTGTAGGAACttgacattttttaatattccgTACGGTACAAACTTCCTGTCTTTGTGTTATAGTTTCAGGAATGTCGCGTTTTTATCTAGTTGAGGAGGAGCCTATGTGCTTAAGGCTGTGACTGCAAATTACTGGGGACCAATTATGCATGATTCCCTTCTGGCCATTTTTCCTGAGGTACTATAATAGTACTTTGTCGATTATCGTCATTCTGCCTATTATTGCTCATCATTTGTTTATCATCCTTATTCGTTTTTTGGATCCACATACGTAGCCTGACCATTTCTGTAATATCCTATCCCACAtggatttaaaattgaatcatACTATCTGATCAATGAATCTGCCCAATTTGACATGTTTCCATGGCTGATGGATGAACAAATACAAAGAATTTTCGCTCTGAGATTGATATATTCTAAATACTCAGAACTTAGCTTTTTATGCTTTTTCTGGTCTAAACTAGCTTTATATATCCCCCCAGAGAATTTTCACAGGGGAGAGGCTTCCTTGTTATTTGATGGAGGATTTGGAATCTCACTTGATTTTATGTCACAAGGGATATGTCTATAGACTGCTTTGTTCTTAAAATCTGGATTGAAACAATGCCTCATGAAATTCTCATGTGAGATCTTGGATCTGTGTTGTCAACTTTGTGTACCAGCACTGTGACACTGACACAAGGGCAGAGaatggtaaaaaaattatataaaactcAACATGGCTGTAAGCCattaaataactataattactAAGACTTGTTATGAAACTTGTATAATTCAatcaatgaaatatatattaattattgtgtagTAATGAAATTTCTACAAGTACACAATTTATACTTGCACGTGTATTTCACTTGAGATACCACATCATTTTCTTTCATGGCAATACGTATgtcaaaattgtaaattagGGGCAGGGGGGAGGGTCAGCTGCTTCCTATACGCTTCGCAAATGTAAAGGCATGGAGCAAAGTGTTGGGGGTACTCTTGCACCTCTTTTCTCACTGTCCTATCTATACAGAGGATGTAGTAAAGAAGGATGAGGTGATCATAATGTCATTCATCAGTAATAGCCAATAGGCTTCAAGGGAGAAGCCACATAACTATCCTGTCGGCCAAAGCAACCAAGGGACTAGCTGGTGGAGTGGCTGTGTAGCAAACTAGCAATGCTGCAACAGCACATACTGGCGTTAAAGGGTTAGCTGTTTTAAGTGATTTAAGGAGTCTCCCAGTATTGAAAGCATATAACTATACTCCAAgggtttctttatttttgcatctttCCTTTTCTCGATTAACTCGGTTAAGACAGTATAAGTGTTCTGACAGTTTTCTTGACATCTGACTCTCGAATAGTTGAGTTTAGATTAGCCACTTTTGATATCTGTTATGGGGTTTACAATAGTagaaataatacaatattttgattCAGGAATAGTCCTATCCAATGACTGAAGAACATTATCAGTTGCTTCTACCATGGTAGTTGTGTTAGGAAATTTTAGTATGAGAATCGTCCAAAATTTTAGAGGCAACCTACAAGGCACCTTGTCAACTTAATTGAAGAGTTATTTGCCTCACCACTCTCAGATTAGAATGTGAATTGGACTTCAGGCCAATAACTCTCCATGATACATCAAAGTCCAGCCTCGTGGTGTTCACTCGGTGGCGTCTCGCACTAGTGAAATCAAGTTCAACAACGTTTCTGACCTTCTTGGTTGCTTGTTGAAGATAATGGCTGCaggaattataattttggcatGATCTTACGTGGGGCGGAAAAGGGTTctgtattttctttcattcaaATGTTTCAGGAAGTCCCTTTCTTTGAGAAGTCTGCTAGAATACTTACAACAGAGAATTTGGCTTTAAGCATGGATTTTCCAAGTGGATTTAAGCCGTTCAACCAATTATTTGCTGTTCCTGCAGTCATACGTCTAGTAATCATCTTCATTATTAAATCTACGCCATCCAAATTTCCTTTTTAACTTCAGAAGTCATGCTGACAAAATGCGACATAGAAGTGAGCCTGAGCTTGTTCCTGATGTTTCTTTCAACTGGGTTAGACTGTGAGTCAAAGGACACGTTTAAGGCTCCAGCTTCAGCACCTACTGGTGATTCCATGCTGCTTTTTCAACTGCGCGATCATTGCTGGAGCTTGGTCTTGAACTTTGCCTTTCTGAATTTAAGGTCAGAGAGTGAGACGTATGAATCACAGAATCAGCAAGTTTTGTTGGATAGTACTTTGAAAGATGGTCTCACAGCACTAGTCATAAATGGCTTGTTTTGCATCTAAAATGTCAACCTAAAATTAGTTCCTAAGTCAAAAACTCGTCAGACACGGAGCAATTCTAATCATTGTAACAAGCTGGTGAAGTTCTGAAAATGGTCCTTTTTCTGAGACGTAACTAGGTCTGTACAGTGATTGCTGTCATTTTATTTGGGCTTCAGCATGTACtgagaattttattatttgcttTGCAGATGTTATTCATGGATCGGGAGTTCCATTTGTATTTTACTACCTAAGCAGCAGAATTTGCTCGGAGCAATGGTTTGTTGCAAATGGTACCAATAGGTTGCTGGGAATGATCAAGTCGTTCTTACTTTGTTTTGTCATGTATGAAGACAGCATATATGATGACAGGCCAAATCTTCTGCAAGCTGCTTCAATATAATTGAAGAAAGAAGATCATTGAGGTATGGCCTTTTGGCACATTTTCCATCTATTTCCTTTTCCAAAGGATATCTACGGATGAATTCTTGAGCTTTGACTTGGTTACTGACATCTTGAATGTCCAGATAATAAAACTGAGAAGGTTTTTAGGTAGATGAGAAACTTGAAAGTGAATGAATTGCTGCTTTCggataaaaattcatgtaccattttccatttctctctcttttgcaGTAAAAGGAATAAACACAAGATGGGCACCAGcacaaattattcatttacatGCGAAAGATCGACAGTAATCCCTTCTGGGGATCTTCAGTTTCTGTCTCATATCTCTTCGAAAACTTTATTTCAACCTAGAAGAAAGCCTCGACTTGGATCGAGAATTTGATTACCTGAAGTTCATGACAGAGGGACCTCATTCTTGGAAACAGGATAATAGAGGAAACCAGTCTGCAGGAATTAAATTGCTCCGAAGGTCAGGAAAGTCTCAGGGGTCGTGGCAAACTCACTCTTTAGTATCAACTCATATGATCTCTCCCAGAACCTACTCAAGAGAGAAAATCCAAGTCTGAAGCATGAGGCAAGAAAGGCAGGGGCAGGACAATCTCATGAGACAGGTATAATActatatagggtaaattaggGTCATATTCCTCCTTTGGTTTGGCTTACTTAGAAACATTCTTGTTAgattgaaaattacaattaccccACTTGAGGTTTGTTTCATCTTACATGTCAACCCATCTGTCGGGTTCTGCTACAGAgatggataaaaaaataaaataggtgTCAGATGTAAGAGTCTATAttggaaatattaaaaaatagcacATTAAGATGTTAGTTGAAGactgaatttcaattttaagattataatttttcagtcATTATaacatattgaaattattatagaaCTCTATGATATATTTATGGATTGAGTATTTCATAGAATTTTTCTGATTCTTTTACTTCATAGttatttgtttacttttagtttGACTTATAATAGAACAAATCTCACaatctatgaattttctaagttaagtattttagaatatataaatagatatgaTTATCAAGATTGAATTCACACATGAAATtggcatttctattttaaaacatttagcaaattttttattaaatttttccaagagaaaatcattaaacacaataattaataattacaaaatgcaaaatttaattttaaaaaataatttttttatttaattgtatcaattaaacttacaagtgaaatacaaataacaaattaaatgatttcttcatcaattaaaataattattatgattcttttaaaatataattgtatactaATGATTGAATGatggaaatataaataaattatgagtttaatattttctgtAACTAATAAGTTATATATTCACCTCTAAAATTATGTTTCTACAAATACATTGCACATTATATTTCCTAGtgaccaaaaaagaaaaggccaactgttagaatttaaaatcatgtAACAGATGCTACATGAaggagagggaaaaaaaaaagaaaaaaggaaaagaaaaagtgaactctatgaaagataaaaatagGGTAAATGCTATATTTGGTCCATTAAGTTtgtttaaaatcattttagtCTCTTAAGTTTATTTCTTAACTCTAGCattcctaaattttaatttttatcttagtTTGGTCTAACCATTTTTCGGCAAAAATGTGACcggagtttgaattttttaagggtaaaatggtcaatttaagtttaattgtatcactttagtcccttaagcttgtaaaattatcaaattagttcttttttaaaaatgaaattatttttttaatatttttatatagtatatcttatatgaaaaatgaaaactttgaactcttgtgagtataatattaatatattgattaacttaaaataaattaatctctctttttcttttttcattgttaAAAGTGACAAAAACTATCaaagttataaatacatttatagAACTTATCTAATactaaaagtgtaataaaaaaatataagttggttttgtaattttaggagTTAAAGATGTGTCTAATAAAATTGAGTCTTGACAGTGTTATTAAGTATTAACAGCTACaatttcgaaaaaaaaaaaaaaggtttttggaatgtacttttaattaaattatttggtgattttgatatatatatatatataattcattttaagaggtttttctttttctataaatagtCCCATCttatagaaaaagatatataaaataatcttcaaatgaattatatatatatataatccacCAAAAAGTCTAGTTAAAAGGTATGATCTACcaactttttgtttgaaaatctaaacatttaataaatattattacagtttaacttttttagacttatttttaactcttgaaataaaaaaagtacaaatttaggtttttttttattacattttcatattagataagttttataaaatttattcataattttggttcttttaactacttaaaaacttatttatttaagttaatcaatatattattattatgttcacaagaattcaaaattttcgttattcacataagataattacaacatatcggcataaaaaatataaaaaaaagttatgtttttgtgtaaaaaagattaatgataattttacaaatataacggtctaaagtgataaaatcaaacttattgATCATTTTACCCTCCACAGAGTCAAAGTCTTGCCACATTTTTGCCGGAAAATGGTCGAGGGACCAAACTAAGACGAAACCTAAAGTTTAGAAATgctaaaatcaagaaatgaatttGAGGGACTGAAGCGATTCTAAACGAAAACTTAAGGGATCAAATATAGTATTTACtcgtaaaattaaatactaccAAAATAATGAGGGCGTTTTGGTGTGTTAaggttataaaattaaaaaacttaaagaatattttagaagAAAGATGTGTTgagcttataaaaaaaatcttattttggatattataagctttttagaaaaataatcgGTTTAATAGGCTTGTAAGCTCTGCCAGAAACTAGGGGTGGCAATTAGAGCCGGTGGGTCcaagttcaaaaatattagtcaGAGAGGGTAATTACATGTGAActtcttttcatttaaaaatttatatctagtACATCTGACATTTATTttcgtttaataaatagatccatttgttagtcaaaactCATAGAATTCattgatatcaataaaaaaaattggttaaaaatttacgtatacCCCCGATTGACTTATAGCTTATTTATTGCATATCGAATAAATCATTTCTAATCAAATTACCATTACACATCTTAACAAACTAATGCATATAATGAGGCATATCTTCATCTGaataagggtagtttggtcaAAAGAATATCTGTTCGACGTACAATAAATCCGTAAGTCAATTGAGGACAGAATTTTTgttcaactttttttattgatttcaataaattttataaattttattaacagatggatctatttgttaaatagaaacaaaagttAGGAGGTATtagatgtatttttttcaaactataaggAGTTCATATATTACACTAAACCATAAAGAGGATGGTGTGATTATCCCTTTTATTAATGCCAAATAACTTCTTGGGAGcacttattaaataaaaaataataataataataatactaaaagaAGTGCATAACGGACTTCCATTTCAAATATGATTCCAGATATAAACTTAGTCCTTGattcaaagaaaaaaccaTGCCCATACGAGGTGGAATTGCCTGAAGGAAACAAAGATAAACACATGCAACAGACATGCTCGAGAGCATATCTCATAGTTCCGAATCAATCACAACTATCGATGTATAGACGACTTCACGTAGATCCCACCACATCAGACATGCTCAAGAGCAGATCTCAGAGTTTCGAAACAACCGCAACTATCAATGTACAGACGACTTAACATAGATCCCACCACATCACCGGATACGATTGTCTCGTAACTCTGAATCCTAAGACCTCCTAAAATAACGTGTTGTGTTGAGGGGTTATCTTGCAAGCAACAACTGAATTGATCCTAATCCCCAACGCCAGTATCCGAACTACTTATAGAATGAACATTTGGTTACATGAAATGAACTATTGAGATTTATCTCAACATGAAGAAATGTTCACTGAAAGTGAACTTGCTCAAACAATAATATGCAAGGATGCCCCAAACCATCTACTGCTCCTAAATGTTGCCCAGGATGTCGAAACTCAAACATCACTGTCCTTCACCTACATTGTCAGAAGCCTCACCACTGCTGCAAAAGATACATACGAGCTACTCCACCATAGATACACTCATCGGGCTGTTCTGAATGAATCTGTATCTACCTTCTGTGCAATCATTATATCAGCCGCACAAAGGTCTTCTTCAGGCTAAGGTGTTCGGATGAGCTTATAAGTCctcaacattttataagatgttgcaAAATGTTTGGGAAATATCTTCAAAAcaaaagagcttataagtttCAAAATGAGATGTTGAGAGCTTACAAGTTCCTGTAGAAAAACAGAAAGAGTTCCcaacttattttcaaaatctaaatgagtaattcaattttagtaatatattataagatccctgatttattttataatgatattaGCATCTTATAAACTCAAAGAACATCTCATAAGATGGGTgaaacttataagatcttataaataagctcggccaaacaccctcttagtTGGTAAAATGTCAGCACAAACATTCAGCGTCGACAACTTCCTTAACTTGTCTGAACTCCTATCTTACACAATATGGATGAGACCAACCCACCAAGCTCATGATATCACTCAagacaagaaaagagaagttaaaaacaaaaaactactTTCCTAACGATTTTCCAAAGAAGCAACTGCTACAGAAACCAACCACAAATCCAAGGACGAGAGCTACTACAAATATACCAATATCAGCTTCACCAGTTGTTGTCAAGACTTAGAAGTATATTAGCAGGTATGATTGTTGGAAATTAGCAGTGTAAGGGCTTCAGCAGGTAGAATTGCTAACATCAGTGATCTGCAGGTGTCCTGACTGAAAATGTCTGAATTTCCCAACTGTTAGCAGATATTTGAAATTGCAGGCTGTTCCATAGTTTATTTCAGTGCTCCGATGATGATAATGAATCCATAAGACTTTCTGAAAGAATTAGCCATTTCTACTAtcgaattataaaatataatcagatCCGACCACAACATTTCATCAAGGCCCTGTGAAGCTAATAGAATATATCAATTCATCCCTCGTAAAGAGTCATCTAATACTCCAACCCCTTGTAAGGAAACAATGTGCAGAATTCATTATTTTggcaaaaacagaaaaatatcaGGTAATTTAACGAAACCCTGGACCTTCAACAAGTAATGTAGGCGGCAATGCCCGCATACTCTTCCTTCCAAACTTGCGCTCCTAATAATGTAACTTTCTGCAGAAACATTCTAAGTTGACCAAGACTTTGAAGTGATGTCAGCTCTTCTGCAGAACAATATGTAGTTGCCAGACGGTAATGAAAATAGTAGGAGAATAGCAGCATTATCAAGAAATGGTAGTTAGAACAGTATCACATACTCATAGACaagtgaaaaagaagaataaagaCCAAGAATAGAAACTGTAAGTAACGAAAAATTGAGCCAACAGGACCCTCAAATAACTAGATTAAATTATGTGGTTGAATGTAACTGCTTTTTACATAAGAAGGGTGGTACTAGCAAAGTAAGGTTCCTACCTTTAACATGCAGAATCTAGAGAAGATTTTCTCTGCCAACTATGAATTTCCTAATGCTACTTAAAATGGCAAGCAGCGCATGATAAATGcaattgaagaaaaacaacatttGGTTTCTTATCTGCAGTGAGGAtctaaagtaaaataaaattcactaCTCTGTGGACAGTCAGAGAAAGATTCTGCAACAAGACTCAGACAAAATTATGGGTTGGATATTCATGTTCATATCcattataatcataatataGCCTCTCGCCCTTAGCAATATCACGTTTGGCAACCAGAAGCACCCGACATTCCCCGTTAACGCTGTATCTCACGCATTTAACATTTTGCTTCTTTCGGCCTTCCCTgcaagaattaatttgtttcaagAACTGTAGGTGAATATAGGTAATGTCATAAATACAAGAGA is a window from the Sesamum indicum cultivar Zhongzhi No. 13 linkage group LG15, S_indicum_v1.0, whole genome shotgun sequence genome containing:
- the LOC105178105 gene encoding pentatricopeptide repeat-containing protein At2g26790, mitochondrial isoform X1, with product MLFSTIRLVSRKKLSKNLQFIRLKSVPSLAHFTPYFSDSGSEDLSPSSRNDVIVSKCSNSSHDNISLELNSSGVVQVLKNMQNEPISALSLFNRLRIQGFKHDVNSYLAIIKILCYWGLERKLDSLFMEVINVKNGHLCFEVPELLEAMAEEFKADGPSSLLRAFDALIKSYVTLGMFDEAIDTLFETKRHGVGPCLLSCNFLMNRLIAHGKVDTAVAIYKQLRTLGLSPNVYTYGIVIKAYCRKGCLEEAVEVFLEMEEAGVVPNAFTYAAYLEGLCMQGRSDLGFEVLQAWRAKNVPIDAYAYTAVIQGFVSEKNLKKAEIVLLDMEEHGLVPEEANYRSLVQGYCDSGDIIKALAIHNEMEAKGIRTNCLILTSILQCLCLKGMHSEAVEQFRNFKKLGIFLDEVTYNVAIDALCKIGKLDEALRLFDEMKCKKLIPDVVHYTTLISGHCRHGKIFDAINLFDEMNENGLKADVITYNVLAGGLSRYGHLDEVFFLLDTMKLQGLTPSAVTHNMIIEGLCLGGKVKEAEKYFSNLEEKTTENYASMVNGYCESSKAIEGYKLFLRLLNQGIIINRSSCLKLLSSLCLEGENDRAIKLFEVMLSSGDGPSKTMYGKLIAALCHAGDMKKARWAFDHMVGRGLCPDVIMYTIMLNGYCQVNCLREALSLFSDMKERGITPDIITYTVLLDGHCKISSKKARSQDDAEKHMKVKQVASAFWSEMNEMELKPDVICYTALIDSQCKSDNLEDAICLFNEMIQQGLLPDTVTYTALLSGYCKQGDMEKALTLVNEMSSKGIQPDSRTMSTLHHGIVRAKKVQFRH
- the LOC105178105 gene encoding pentatricopeptide repeat-containing protein At2g26790, mitochondrial isoform X2 — translated: MQNEPISALSLFNRLRIQGFKHDVNSYLAIIKILCYWGLERKLDSLFMEVINVKNGHLCFEVPELLEAMAEEFKADGPSSLLRAFDALIKSYVTLGMFDEAIDTLFETKRHGVGPCLLSCNFLMNRLIAHGKVDTAVAIYKQLRTLGLSPNVYTYGIVIKAYCRKGCLEEAVEVFLEMEEAGVVPNAFTYAAYLEGLCMQGRSDLGFEVLQAWRAKNVPIDAYAYTAVIQGFVSEKNLKKAEIVLLDMEEHGLVPEEANYRSLVQGYCDSGDIIKALAIHNEMEAKGIRTNCLILTSILQCLCLKGMHSEAVEQFRNFKKLGIFLDEVTYNVAIDALCKIGKLDEALRLFDEMKCKKLIPDVVHYTTLISGHCRHGKIFDAINLFDEMNENGLKADVITYNVLAGGLSRYGHLDEVFFLLDTMKLQGLTPSAVTHNMIIEGLCLGGKVKEAEKYFSNLEEKTTENYASMVNGYCESSKAIEGYKLFLRLLNQGIIINRSSCLKLLSSLCLEGENDRAIKLFEVMLSSGDGPSKTMYGKLIAALCHAGDMKKARWAFDHMVGRGLCPDVIMYTIMLNGYCQVNCLREALSLFSDMKERGITPDIITYTVLLDGHCKISSKKARSQDDAEKHMKVKQVASAFWSEMNEMELKPDVICYTALIDSQCKSDNLEDAICLFNEMIQQGLLPDTVTYTALLSGYCKQGDMEKALTLVNEMSSKGIQPDSRTMSTLHHGIVRAKKVQFRH